From a region of the Chitinophaga caseinilytica genome:
- a CDS encoding TonB-dependent receptor, with protein MGNALPSAHRTTVVDEVVVSGTVKDEKGEALPGVTIRIKGTNKGAVTGADGTFRIAVPGAASVLVFSYSGMETQEVSVGSQTTLNIILQTSKESLNEVVVIGYGTQRKSDLTGAVGSVQAARLQERPASSLNQALAGKVAGVQVNANSGRPGGKTEMRIRGFSSINSSNNPLYVIDGVMMPISTQAVGSQPIDYINPNDVVSVEILKDASATAIYGARGANGVVLITTKRGKAGGGEVTYNGDYSVPTVGPNFPKFLNAKEFLAVEDLAYKNMEKYDPAGWAAGKYTGRNPALARTDPRIFDGNGNPLYDTDWLKEATQHRISQNHQLGFSNGNEKSSYAASLGYRNDQGLIKTSYLKRYSARFTFDDQVKPWLKVGGTLSYNNQEENLVDFDYLPMRMIAEALPFLPVKYADGTWADNRHYPNAEQSFSPLHYLYDRKYILNTQTTIGSFYTNLSLAKGLEMRTVLGVNILSQGTNTYTGRTLSISQKGIASSSNGRENFWSLENYLTYNKRIADKHAFTGMLGVAWQETNAFGLYASIQNFSSDFFQFNNLGAGSTNPGYGTNRSRFAFNSYFGRVNYGYLDKYLLTVTGRIDGSSKFGENNKFAFFPSAALAWRVSGEDFLKDHPVISNLKLRTSYGVTGNSEIPPYTSLPLLSSGYAAIINNQRVGGTGLGLLSNPDLRWEKTAQTDAGIEIGLFKGRISLEADVYYRKTTDMLLDAPVPQTSGYAIIRKNVGSMENKGLEISLNTVNIERRDFSWNSMFNVSMNRNKVLSLATPSDIYGVGGLVFISPTNIIRIGEPVGAFYGLVREGIWSESERTEAAKFVSYRGGLPILPGDIKYKDVNGDYTINDADRMIIGNGSPKAWGAFTNTFRYRRFDLSLELQYSYGNDVFELSTGSSEDRVALANSYKSVLNAWRPDNQNTMIPEIRDTRAGYVINEDTHWLKDGSFLRGRNLLLGYSLSPETLKRIRFSRLRVFGSVQNFFLLTSREVNGDPETIGLIGGENTKVFSQGMMYHAYPKSTTFMLGIQAAL; from the coding sequence ATGGGGAACGCGCTTCCCTCCGCGCACCGTACCACGGTGGTAGACGAGGTGGTAGTTTCCGGCACCGTAAAAGATGAGAAAGGCGAAGCCCTGCCGGGCGTCACCATCCGCATCAAAGGCACCAATAAAGGCGCGGTTACGGGGGCAGACGGGACCTTCCGCATTGCAGTCCCCGGCGCGGCTTCGGTGCTCGTGTTCAGCTATTCCGGCATGGAAACGCAGGAGGTATCCGTAGGCAGCCAGACCACCCTGAACATCATCCTGCAAACCAGCAAGGAATCACTCAACGAAGTAGTGGTGATCGGGTATGGCACCCAACGTAAATCGGACCTCACCGGCGCCGTAGGCTCCGTTCAGGCCGCACGCCTGCAGGAACGCCCGGCATCGTCCCTGAACCAGGCGCTGGCGGGGAAAGTGGCCGGCGTTCAGGTGAACGCCAACTCCGGCAGGCCCGGCGGCAAAACCGAAATGCGCATCCGGGGTTTCAGCTCCATCAACTCATCCAACAACCCGCTGTACGTAATAGACGGCGTGATGATGCCCATTTCCACCCAGGCCGTGGGCAGCCAGCCGATCGATTATATCAATCCGAACGATGTGGTATCGGTAGAGATACTGAAAGACGCCTCGGCCACCGCGATCTACGGTGCGCGCGGCGCCAACGGCGTAGTGCTCATCACCACCAAAAGAGGCAAAGCAGGCGGGGGAGAAGTAACGTACAACGGCGATTACAGCGTGCCTACCGTTGGGCCCAACTTCCCGAAGTTCCTCAACGCAAAGGAATTCCTGGCTGTGGAAGACCTTGCCTATAAAAACATGGAGAAATACGACCCCGCCGGTTGGGCGGCCGGAAAATACACCGGCCGCAACCCCGCGCTGGCACGTACCGATCCCCGGATATTCGACGGCAACGGCAACCCGCTGTACGATACCGACTGGCTGAAGGAAGCCACCCAGCACCGTATCTCCCAGAACCACCAGCTGGGTTTCTCCAACGGTAACGAGAAAAGCAGCTATGCCGCTTCGCTCGGGTACCGCAACGATCAGGGCCTCATCAAAACATCTTACCTCAAAAGATATTCCGCCCGCTTTACGTTCGACGACCAGGTAAAACCCTGGCTCAAAGTAGGCGGCACCCTCAGCTACAACAACCAGGAAGAAAACCTCGTGGATTTCGACTACCTGCCCATGCGCATGATCGCTGAAGCATTGCCCTTCCTGCCGGTGAAGTACGCCGACGGCACCTGGGCAGATAACCGCCATTATCCCAATGCCGAACAGTCGTTCAGCCCCCTCCATTATTTATACGACCGGAAATACATACTGAACACACAAACCACCATCGGCAGCTTCTACACCAACCTCAGCCTCGCGAAAGGGCTGGAAATGCGGACCGTGCTGGGTGTGAACATCCTTTCCCAAGGCACCAACACCTATACCGGCCGCACGCTGTCGATCAGCCAGAAAGGCATCGCCTCGTCCAGCAACGGGCGGGAGAATTTCTGGTCGCTGGAGAATTACCTCACTTACAACAAGCGCATCGCCGACAAACACGCCTTTACCGGCATGCTGGGCGTGGCCTGGCAGGAAACCAATGCTTTCGGTTTGTATGCCAGCATCCAGAATTTTTCCAGTGATTTCTTCCAGTTCAATAACCTGGGCGCGGGCAGCACCAATCCCGGCTACGGCACCAACCGCTCGCGCTTTGCGTTCAATTCGTATTTCGGAAGGGTCAATTACGGGTATCTCGATAAATACCTGCTGACCGTAACGGGCCGTATCGACGGTTCCTCCAAATTCGGGGAGAACAACAAGTTCGCGTTTTTCCCTTCCGCGGCACTGGCCTGGCGCGTATCCGGCGAAGATTTCCTGAAAGATCATCCCGTGATCTCGAACCTTAAACTGCGCACCAGCTACGGCGTTACGGGAAACTCCGAGATCCCGCCCTATACTTCGCTGCCGCTCCTGAGCTCCGGTTACGCGGCTATTATCAATAACCAGCGCGTTGGCGGCACCGGTCTCGGGTTGCTCTCGAACCCCGACCTGCGGTGGGAAAAAACAGCGCAAACGGACGCGGGTATTGAGATCGGCCTGTTCAAAGGGCGCATTTCCCTGGAAGCCGATGTGTACTACCGCAAAACGACCGACATGCTGCTGGATGCCCCGGTGCCGCAAACGAGCGGATACGCGATCATCCGCAAAAACGTAGGCTCGATGGAAAACAAAGGACTGGAGATTTCTCTCAACACCGTCAACATCGAACGGCGGGATTTCTCCTGGAACAGCATGTTCAACGTTTCCATGAACCGCAACAAGGTGCTGTCGCTGGCAACGCCTTCGGATATTTATGGCGTGGGAGGACTGGTATTCATCAGTCCTACCAACATCATCCGGATCGGCGAGCCCGTAGGCGCGTTTTACGGCCTGGTGCGGGAGGGTATCTGGAGCGAATCGGAAAGGACGGAGGCCGCAAAGTTCGTCAGCTACCGCGGCGGATTGCCCATTTTGCCCGGGGATATTAAATATAAAGACGTTAACGGCGATTATACCATCAACGATGCCGACCGGATGATCATCGGTAACGGCAGTCCCAAAGCCTGGGGCGCGTTTACGAATACGTTCCGCTACCGCCGGTTCGACCTGTCGCTGGAGCTGCAATATTCTTACGGCAACGATGTGTTCGAATTGAGTACGGGCTCCAGTGAAGACAGGGTGGCGCTGGCGAACAGTTACAAGTCGGTATTGAACGCCTGGCGGCCCGATAACCAGAACACCATGATCCCCGAGATCCGCGATACCCGCGCGGGATATGTGATCAACGAAGATACGCACTGGCTGAAAGATGGATCGTTCCTCCGCGGCAGGAACCTGCTGCTGGGGTACAGTTTATCGCCCGAAACGTTGAAGCGCATTCGTTTCAGCAGGCTGCGGGTGTTTGGGTCGGTGCAGAATTTCTTTTTGCTGACCAGCAGGGAAGTGAACGGGGACCCGGAAACGATCGGGCTGATCGGCGGGGAAAATACGAAAGTGTTTTCGCAGGGGATGATGTATCACGCCTATCCCAAATCCACCACTTTCATGCTGGGCATTCAGGCCGCCCTGTAA
- a CDS encoding chromate transporter, with the protein MAAQTMTDMDKTTPGYSLRDIVLYFLKLGTWGFGGPVALAGYMHRDLVERKGWISEEDYKEGLALAQLAPGPLAAQLGIYIGYVHYKIPGATLTGLAFVLPSFLMVLALGFIYTLYEGIPWMQAVFYGVGAAVIGIIAMSAYKLTKKSIGTDKWLIGIYLLSAVFTVVYETENVWLFLGAGVLYWLIKSPPKRLWLPGRDAAPSLLAVPLFQAAGSATSGGTLWKIALYFTKAGAFVFGSGLAIVPFLYGGVVKEYAWLNEQQFMDAVAVAMITPGPVVITVGFIGYLVSGFPGACVAAFATFFPCYLFTILPAPYFRKYGKHPGIKAFVDGVTAAAIGAISGAVIVLGKRSLTDAWTIGLAAVTILVLYRFKKIPEPLIILLAAIAGILLKTIVTP; encoded by the coding sequence ATGGCAGCACAAACAATGACCGACATGGATAAAACCACACCCGGATACTCGCTCCGGGACATCGTTCTCTACTTTTTGAAGCTCGGCACCTGGGGCTTCGGCGGCCCCGTGGCGCTGGCGGGCTACATGCACCGCGACCTGGTGGAGCGCAAAGGCTGGATCAGCGAGGAAGACTACAAGGAAGGGCTGGCCCTCGCCCAACTGGCTCCCGGTCCGCTGGCCGCTCAGCTGGGCATCTACATCGGCTATGTCCATTACAAAATCCCCGGCGCTACACTGACCGGACTGGCCTTCGTGTTGCCGTCGTTCCTTATGGTACTGGCGCTGGGCTTCATATACACCCTATACGAAGGCATCCCCTGGATGCAGGCGGTATTTTATGGCGTGGGCGCCGCGGTAATCGGTATTATCGCCATGAGCGCGTATAAACTCACGAAGAAATCCATCGGGACGGATAAATGGCTGATCGGCATCTACCTGCTGTCTGCCGTGTTTACGGTGGTGTATGAAACGGAGAACGTATGGCTGTTCCTGGGCGCGGGTGTTTTGTACTGGCTCATAAAATCGCCCCCGAAACGATTATGGCTCCCGGGGCGAGACGCGGCGCCGTCGCTGCTGGCGGTTCCCTTGTTCCAGGCGGCGGGTTCGGCAACATCCGGCGGAACGCTCTGGAAGATCGCGCTGTATTTCACCAAGGCCGGGGCGTTCGTGTTCGGAAGCGGCCTGGCGATCGTACCGTTCCTGTATGGCGGCGTGGTAAAGGAATACGCATGGCTGAACGAACAGCAGTTCATGGATGCGGTGGCCGTAGCGATGATCACGCCCGGCCCGGTGGTGATCACCGTGGGATTTATCGGGTACCTGGTATCAGGGTTCCCCGGCGCTTGTGTGGCCGCCTTCGCAACTTTCTTCCCCTGCTACCTGTTTACGATTTTACCCGCTCCCTACTTCCGGAAATACGGAAAGCACCCCGGCATCAAAGCCTTCGTGGACGGCGTAACGGCCGCAGCCATCGGGGCCATCTCCGGCGCGGTGATCGTACTGGGCAAACGTTCCCTCACCGACGCCTGGACCATCGGACTGGCCGCTGTCACTATTTTGGTGCTCTACCGCTTCAAGAAGATCCCCGAGCCCCTGATCATCCTGCTGGCCGCAATCGCCGGCATCCTGTTAAAAACGATCGTTACACCATAA
- a CDS encoding RagB/SusD family nutrient uptake outer membrane protein, which yields MKTNIAGKWLLAGVLMLGTGCSKFLEENNPSSLTSESFYTIPEHAEAAIAAVYAETRFIGNAAAIFSGNWQMLEAVTGTSTAEATENTNLNNLYALSYDGNNLHVAQWWNGLYRVIAQANQVIDKVPGINPMNDAQKQRILGEARFLRAWAYFYAVRLWGDVPLITKPQTASSEDFMPVRTGQEKVYDLVVEDLLAAEAAGLPWMDASGRVSLAAVKAQLARVYLTMAGQPLNKGAAYYKLAADKSKEIIDYADANPAQIDLFPNYGALHSVAEENKLELLFSIQYLADVEANPMLHMLPNNKPVTVFGGWTGTTVPTRSFYATYETGDLRAKDREGFFYTSYYTNGSGALFQLGAPYIFKFFNTIAFGTAGKTGTGQDDLNLMQIRYAEVLLMYAEAQNESGGINPAAYNALKKIRDRAELTTAGMGTFTQQSFREAVWRERWHELCYEGITWFDMVRLRKVYNETNKGFDDFVGHVNLNSNQPLQARHLLFPLPRLEMQNNPNLKPQNPGYPQ from the coding sequence ATGAAGACGAATATAGCAGGTAAATGGTTGCTGGCAGGCGTGTTGATGCTGGGTACAGGCTGCAGCAAGTTCCTGGAGGAAAACAATCCTTCCAGCCTTACATCCGAAAGTTTTTATACGATCCCCGAACATGCGGAAGCCGCCATTGCGGCGGTGTACGCGGAAACACGGTTCATCGGCAATGCCGCCGCCATCTTTTCCGGCAACTGGCAGATGCTGGAAGCGGTTACGGGAACATCCACGGCGGAAGCCACTGAGAATACGAACCTCAATAACCTGTACGCACTTTCGTACGACGGCAATAATCTCCACGTGGCGCAATGGTGGAACGGCCTCTACCGCGTGATCGCGCAGGCCAACCAGGTGATCGATAAAGTACCGGGCATTAACCCTATGAACGATGCGCAGAAGCAGCGCATCCTGGGAGAAGCGCGCTTCCTGCGGGCATGGGCTTATTTTTATGCGGTGAGGCTGTGGGGAGATGTTCCCCTCATCACCAAACCCCAGACGGCATCGTCGGAAGATTTCATGCCGGTGAGAACAGGGCAGGAAAAGGTGTACGACCTGGTCGTGGAAGATCTGCTGGCGGCCGAAGCGGCCGGACTGCCCTGGATGGATGCTTCCGGCCGGGTGTCGCTCGCCGCGGTGAAGGCCCAGCTGGCGAGGGTATACCTGACCATGGCGGGGCAACCGCTGAACAAGGGGGCGGCTTATTACAAACTGGCGGCCGATAAGTCGAAGGAAATCATCGACTATGCAGATGCGAATCCCGCGCAGATCGATCTTTTCCCGAATTACGGCGCGCTGCACAGCGTAGCGGAAGAAAATAAGCTGGAATTGCTTTTCAGTATCCAATACCTGGCCGACGTGGAAGCCAACCCCATGTTGCACATGCTGCCCAACAACAAACCGGTGACGGTTTTCGGCGGCTGGACCGGCACCACCGTGCCCACCCGCTCATTCTACGCGACGTATGAAACCGGGGACCTCCGCGCGAAAGACCGCGAAGGCTTCTTCTATACCAGCTATTACACGAACGGCAGCGGCGCCCTCTTTCAGCTGGGCGCGCCGTACATCTTCAAATTCTTCAACACGATAGCTTTCGGAACGGCCGGCAAAACTGGCACGGGGCAGGATGATCTCAACCTGATGCAGATCCGCTACGCGGAGGTGCTGCTGATGTACGCGGAAGCCCAGAATGAAAGTGGCGGCATCAACCCCGCGGCATATAATGCCCTGAAAAAAATCCGCGACAGGGCAGAGCTGACCACCGCGGGCATGGGCACTTTCACGCAGCAGTCGTTCCGCGAAGCGGTATGGCGCGAGCGCTGGCATGAGCTCTGCTACGAAGGCATCACCTGGTTCGATATGGTCCGGTTGCGGAAAGTCTACAACGAAACCAACAAAGGGTTCGATGATTTCGTAGGGCACGTGAACCTGAATTCCAACCAGCCTTTGCAGGCCAGGCATCTGCTCTTCCCGCTCCCGAGGCTGGAAATGCAGAACAACCCGAACCTCAAGCCGCAAAATCCCGGCTACCCTCAATAA
- a CDS encoding mannonate dehydratase — protein sequence MKIAEVLSQYPDRLWRLAKQAGVTHAVARLPVQADGTPSYEYMDLLHMKQRFDDFGFKLEVIEPGLDAQMHRMKLGIDGRDEDIALCQQLIRNMGALDIPVFCYNFMAGFNWLRTSVSTPTRGGALVTSYNHALMKDAPLTPAGIVPEERLWDNLQYFLERVIPVAEAANVKLALHPDDPPVSPIQGISRIITSPAALKRAINLVPSANSGVTLCQGSLAAAGADIPHEILELGKAGKIFFVHFRDIRGQAHAFSETFHDDGQTDMYAAVKAYTAVAFDGPVRIDHVPTMEGENNREPGYGEVGRLFALGYLKGLLEAAEYEKGSCM from the coding sequence ATGAAAATAGCAGAAGTGCTGTCACAGTACCCCGACCGGCTATGGAGGCTGGCTAAACAGGCAGGCGTAACACATGCGGTAGCCCGGTTGCCGGTGCAGGCAGACGGTACACCCTCTTACGAGTACATGGACCTGCTGCATATGAAGCAGCGTTTTGATGATTTCGGCTTTAAGCTGGAAGTGATAGAGCCCGGGCTGGATGCGCAAATGCACCGGATGAAACTGGGCATCGACGGGCGGGATGAAGATATTGCCCTGTGCCAGCAGTTGATCCGGAATATGGGGGCGCTGGACATCCCCGTGTTCTGTTACAATTTTATGGCGGGATTCAACTGGCTCCGCACCTCCGTGTCTACACCCACCCGTGGCGGCGCGTTGGTAACGAGCTATAATCATGCGCTGATGAAAGATGCACCGCTGACCCCGGCGGGCATCGTGCCGGAGGAAAGGTTGTGGGATAACCTGCAGTATTTCCTGGAAAGGGTGATCCCCGTCGCGGAAGCGGCTAACGTGAAACTCGCGCTCCACCCCGACGATCCCCCCGTTTCGCCCATCCAGGGGATTTCCCGCATCATTACCAGCCCCGCGGCATTGAAACGCGCGATCAACCTCGTGCCCAGCGCCAACAGCGGCGTTACCTTATGCCAGGGCAGCCTCGCCGCGGCGGGGGCAGACATTCCGCACGAAATCCTCGAACTCGGTAAGGCCGGTAAAATATTCTTCGTGCATTTCCGCGATATACGCGGCCAGGCGCATGCGTTTTCGGAAACCTTCCACGACGACGGGCAAACCGATATGTACGCCGCCGTGAAAGCTTATACCGCCGTTGCGTTCGACGGGCCCGTCCGGATCGATCACGTGCCTACCATGGAAGGCGAGAACAACCGCGAGCCGGGATACGGCGAAGTGGGGCGCCTCTTTGCGTTGGGTTACCTCAAAGGCTTGCTGGAAGCTGCGGAATACGAAAAGGGATCATGCATGTAA
- a CDS encoding M81 family metallopeptidase has product MSFDGKRLRIAILGIYHESNTFINKPTTLDDFQNSHWLKGDAIAREYRHAFHEIGGMLEVLEENTITAVPVMYAEATPGGTVSAGTYETLLEEMMRGLDAVLPIDGCLVVPHGAGVSEKHPDMDGHWLTLLRQRLGPDMPIIGTLDPHANVSPAMTAATNALIAYSTNPHIDQRETGKKAATLMVETLKGNIRPVQQLVQTPVAISIEQQFTAAEPCKGLYDQAREAAGQPGVLSISILLGFPYADVPEMGSAFIVVTDNKPQLCDRIGMELKDRLIDRRADFVAVKHDIATLLPKMQEWAKPVLLLDMGDNVGGGSPGNSAFLLAAAEAYKMSGCFICIYDPASVAEALKHQPGETFSLSPGNAEGGYMQGETAFTIPVRLLMEADGKFSEDSPRHGGQVNFDMGKIAIVQTGGGNVIMLTSLRVPPFSLRQLTAFGIHPQQFNAVVAKGVNAPIAAYGPVCPTIVQVNTPGVTQADMTRFTYRHRRQPLFPFEQDIK; this is encoded by the coding sequence ATGAGTTTTGACGGCAAACGGCTGCGCATAGCCATTCTGGGTATTTACCACGAATCCAACACCTTCATCAACAAGCCCACTACGCTCGACGATTTCCAAAACAGCCACTGGCTGAAGGGAGACGCCATTGCGCGGGAGTACCGCCATGCCTTCCACGAAATCGGTGGGATGCTGGAAGTGCTGGAAGAAAATACGATCACGGCAGTACCCGTCATGTACGCCGAAGCCACGCCCGGCGGAACGGTCAGCGCCGGAACCTACGAAACGCTGCTGGAAGAAATGATGCGCGGGCTGGATGCAGTATTGCCCATCGACGGCTGCCTCGTGGTACCGCATGGGGCGGGAGTTTCCGAAAAGCATCCGGATATGGACGGCCATTGGCTGACCCTGCTCCGGCAGCGCCTGGGCCCCGATATGCCCATCATCGGAACGCTGGACCCCCACGCCAATGTGAGCCCGGCGATGACCGCAGCCACTAACGCATTGATCGCCTACAGCACCAATCCCCACATCGACCAGCGTGAAACCGGTAAAAAGGCGGCCACGCTGATGGTGGAAACGCTGAAAGGCAACATACGGCCCGTACAGCAACTCGTACAAACGCCGGTCGCCATCAGCATCGAGCAGCAATTTACTGCAGCGGAGCCCTGCAAAGGATTATATGACCAGGCGCGGGAAGCGGCCGGGCAACCGGGCGTTCTTTCCATCAGCATCTTGCTCGGTTTTCCATATGCCGATGTGCCGGAAATGGGGAGCGCATTCATTGTTGTCACCGATAACAAACCGCAATTATGCGATCGCATTGGGATGGAATTGAAAGACAGACTGATCGATCGCCGTGCTGATTTCGTGGCAGTGAAACACGATATCGCCACGCTGCTGCCAAAGATGCAGGAGTGGGCCAAACCGGTATTGCTGCTGGATATGGGCGATAATGTGGGCGGCGGCTCCCCGGGCAACAGCGCCTTTCTGCTCGCCGCAGCGGAAGCGTACAAGATGTCTGGTTGCTTTATCTGCATCTACGATCCTGCATCCGTCGCCGAAGCGTTGAAACACCAGCCCGGCGAAACCTTTTCCCTTTCGCCCGGCAATGCGGAGGGGGGATATATGCAGGGAGAAACGGCATTCACCATTCCCGTGCGCCTCCTCATGGAAGCAGACGGGAAGTTTTCGGAAGATAGTCCCCGGCACGGCGGACAAGTAAATTTCGATATGGGGAAAATCGCCATCGTGCAAACCGGCGGCGGGAACGTGATCATGCTCACATCCTTGCGCGTGCCGCCTTTCAGCCTGCGGCAACTGACGGCTTTCGGCATTCATCCGCAACAATTCAACGCGGTAGTGGCCAAAGGCGTGAATGCGCCGATCGCGGCGTACGGTCCGGTGTGCCCCACGATCGTACAGGTGAACACGCCCGGCGTTACACAGGCCGATATGACGCGGTTCACTTACCGCCATCGCCGCCAACCATTGTTTCCATTTGAACAGGATATAAAATGA
- a CDS encoding SMP-30/gluconolactonase/LRE family protein: MNKMISVTIVERLAELPWYTEGPAMDAQGNLFFTTLTGGIIFKMDTEGKLSHWAYAKCPNGQYIHPNGDHLICDSGQAGIARFGPDGERKGYAIKDTCDGQTLRAPNDLTADADGGMYFTDSVRESGMVCYFGTDGSQRIVGKGFDFPNGIALSADGKRLFVAESYRNRILTCALRGPGLPDGKWEEWARLPEHPSGDIVQNLPDGVRMGKDGLLYVAHYGMQAVQMLDEDGMLVDTVRTGYPLTSNLCLLEGEMIVTGGYGEPGPGGVSSIKL; encoded by the coding sequence ATGAACAAGATGATATCGGTCACCATCGTTGAACGGCTGGCGGAGCTGCCGTGGTACACGGAAGGCCCGGCCATGGATGCACAGGGTAACCTGTTTTTTACCACATTGACCGGTGGCATCATTTTCAAAATGGACACGGAAGGAAAGTTGTCGCACTGGGCCTACGCGAAATGTCCCAACGGCCAGTACATCCACCCCAATGGCGACCACCTCATCTGCGACAGCGGGCAGGCGGGCATTGCCCGCTTCGGGCCAGACGGCGAGCGTAAAGGCTATGCCATCAAAGACACCTGCGACGGCCAGACGCTGCGTGCGCCCAACGACTTGACGGCCGACGCGGATGGCGGGATGTACTTTACCGATTCCGTGCGGGAATCGGGGATGGTGTGCTATTTCGGAACAGACGGATCGCAGCGCATCGTGGGCAAGGGTTTCGATTTTCCCAACGGCATTGCACTGAGCGCGGATGGCAAACGCTTGTTCGTAGCCGAAAGCTACCGCAACCGGATCCTGACTTGCGCCCTTCGCGGACCGGGACTGCCCGACGGGAAGTGGGAAGAGTGGGCGCGGCTACCGGAACACCCGTCGGGAGACATCGTCCAGAACCTGCCGGATGGCGTCCGTATGGGAAAGGATGGCTTGTTGTACGTAGCGCATTACGGCATGCAGGCGGTGCAGATGTTGGATGAAGATGGGATGTTGGTGGATACGGTGCGGACGGGGTACCCGCTCACCAGCAACCTCTGCCTGCTGGAAGGAGAGATGATCGTGACGGGCGGCTACGGAGAGCCCGGCCCCGGAGGCGTATCGAGTATCAAATTATAA
- a CDS encoding chromate resistance protein ChrB domain-containing protein: MKWITRERPKIDRIACPWLIARFIDPDAEIIYVPAPEVIARAAELQAVPFDVPDVEYTHYGDECTFDYFLRKHRLNDPALRQLALIVRAADTHRFGLVPQAAGLWAISAGLSHNHANDYEMLEIGKKVYDALYSWARFRQEEKHTWQHKQ; the protein is encoded by the coding sequence ATGAAGTGGATCACCCGTGAGCGGCCCAAAATCGACCGCATCGCCTGTCCCTGGCTGATCGCCCGGTTCATCGACCCGGACGCGGAGATCATCTACGTGCCCGCCCCGGAAGTGATCGCGCGCGCCGCGGAGCTGCAAGCCGTTCCCTTCGACGTGCCGGACGTGGAATATACCCACTACGGCGACGAATGCACCTTTGATTACTTCCTCCGCAAGCACCGGCTGAACGACCCCGCGCTGCGGCAACTGGCCCTGATCGTCCGCGCAGCCGATACCCACCGCTTCGGTCTGGTTCCACAGGCGGCGGGCCTCTGGGCTATCTCCGCCGGGCTTTCCCATAACCACGCCAACGACTACGAAATGCTGGAGATCGGTAAAAAGGTGTACGACGCGCTGTATAGCTGGGCCCGTTTCCGGCAGGAAGAGAAACACACATGGCAGCACAAACAATGA
- a CDS encoding chromate resistance protein ChrB domain-containing protein, translating to MKWITRERPKIDRLACPWLIRRFIDPEAEIIYVPFDQVIPQAEALGAIPFDLPGVEYTHHEDKCTFDYLIEKHNVTDPAVHVMAPIVRGADTDRHDLATQASGLWAISAGLAYNEPDDQRLLEKGMLLYDALYSWAKHLQHVSHTQQPFENLLLEVFKKFLSQQKAEGKKVPEWAKELRDLIQDQIDTNLSLSLKGLSETLQVHPSYLSREFSKYFDNLTFGDYIRKLRIEKAIQLLASSHSLTEIAYLTGFSDQSHFTRIFKKHTGKSPSDFRKNLPKK from the coding sequence ATGAAATGGATCACCCGCGAACGCCCTAAAATCGACCGCCTCGCCTGCCCCTGGCTCATCCGCCGGTTCATAGACCCGGAGGCGGAGATCATTTACGTGCCCTTCGACCAGGTGATCCCCCAGGCCGAGGCCCTCGGTGCCATCCCCTTCGACCTTCCCGGCGTGGAATACACGCACCATGAGGATAAATGCACCTTCGACTACCTCATCGAAAAACACAACGTTACCGATCCGGCGGTGCACGTCATGGCGCCCATCGTACGCGGCGCCGATACCGACCGCCACGACCTGGCTACTCAAGCTTCCGGCCTTTGGGCGATCTCCGCCGGCCTCGCCTACAACGAGCCCGACGATCAGCGCCTGCTGGAAAAAGGAATGCTCCTGTACGATGCGCTCTACAGCTGGGCCAAACACCTCCAGCACGTCAGCCACACACAGCAGCCTTTTGAAAACCTCCTGCTGGAAGTGTTCAAAAAATTCCTCAGCCAGCAAAAAGCCGAAGGCAAAAAGGTGCCGGAATGGGCAAAGGAGCTGCGCGACCTCATCCAGGACCAGATCGACACCAACCTCAGCCTGAGCCTCAAAGGCCTTTCCGAAACGCTCCAGGTGCATCCCTCCTACCTTTCCCGGGAGTTCTCCAAATACTTCGACAACCTCACTTTCGGCGACTACATCCGTAAGCTACGCATCGAAAAAGCCATCCAGCTGCTGGCATCCAGCCATAGCCTGACGGAGATCGCCTACCTCACCGGGTTCTCCGACCAAAGCCATTTTACCCGGATTTTCAAGAAGCACACCGGCAAAAGCCCCTCCGATTTCCGGAAAAATCTTCCGAAAAAGTAA